In Sporosarcina psychrophila, a genomic segment contains:
- a CDS encoding ribose-phosphate diphosphokinase, giving the protein MANHYPNDKLKIFSLNSNQTLAVQVAEKIGRPLGKCSVKQFSDGEVQINIEESIRGCDVFVIQSTSYPVNENLMELLIMIDALKRASARTINVVMPYYGYARQDRKARSREPITAKLVANLLETAGAHRVIAIDLHAPQIQGFFDIPIDHLVAEPILTEYFKGKGLNIDELVIVSPDHGGVTRARKMADRMKAPIAIIDKRRPRPNVAEVMNIVGNVEGKTAILIDDIIDTAGTITIAASALIESGAKEVYACCTHPVLSGPAIERIDNSQIKELVITNSIELPATKTSPKIKQLSIASLLAEAIVRVFEEKSVSTLFE; this is encoded by the coding sequence ATGGCTAATCACTATCCTAACGATAAACTTAAGATATTTTCTTTGAATTCGAACCAAACACTTGCGGTGCAAGTAGCGGAAAAAATCGGACGTCCACTTGGCAAATGCTCGGTCAAACAATTCAGTGACGGAGAAGTCCAAATCAATATCGAAGAAAGTATCCGTGGCTGCGATGTATTTGTCATCCAGTCGACATCGTACCCTGTCAATGAAAACTTGATGGAACTTCTTATTATGATTGACGCTTTGAAACGTGCGTCAGCACGCACAATCAATGTCGTTATGCCTTATTATGGCTATGCGCGCCAAGATCGTAAAGCACGTTCACGTGAACCGATTACAGCGAAACTTGTTGCAAATTTACTTGAAACAGCAGGAGCCCACCGTGTCATTGCAATCGATCTGCATGCACCACAAATCCAAGGTTTCTTCGATATCCCAATCGATCATCTTGTTGCTGAGCCAATCCTTACAGAATACTTTAAAGGAAAAGGCTTGAACATCGATGAGCTTGTTATTGTATCACCGGATCATGGCGGTGTAACGCGTGCGCGTAAGATGGCGGACCGCATGAAAGCACCTATTGCGATTATTGACAAACGTCGCCCACGCCCAAATGTTGCTGAAGTGATGAATATCGTTGGCAATGTTGAAGGGAAAACAGCAATCCTAATTGATGATATTATCGATACAGCAGGGACAATCACAATTGCGGCGAGCGCTTTAATCGAAAGTGGAGCAAAAGAAGTGTATGCTTGTTGTACACACCCAGTGTTGTCAGGTCCAGCAATCGAACGAATTGATAATTCGCAAATTAAAGAATTGGTTATTACAAATTCAATTGAGCTTCCGGCAACGAAAACATCCCCAAAAATCAAGCAACTTTCTATCGCTTCATTGCTTGCAGAAGCGATCGTGCGTGTGTTCGAAGAGAAATCTGTTAGTACATTGTTTGAGTAA
- the glmU gene encoding bifunctional UDP-N-acetylglucosamine diphosphorylase/glucosamine-1-phosphate N-acetyltransferase GlmU, translating to MTNTYAVVLAAGQGTRMKSDLYKVLHPVCGKPMVEHVIDHIRGLGIGRIVTIVGHGAETVEETLGEKSEYALQQEQLGTAHAVQQAERLIGDLDGTTIVVCGDTPLIRSETMEELIAHHKTTGAKATILTVNADDPTGYGRIIRGESGQVLRNVEQKDATPEEQKVTEINTGTYCFDNRTLFETLKKVKNNNTQGEYYLPDVVGILQSENALVSAYVTGDFSETLGINDRVVLAEAERVMRRRIAEKHMRNGVTIINPESTYISAAAEIGRDTVLQPGTMIEGHTVIGNKCVIGPNSQIVDSVIGDNTNVHSSVVLSSRIGSTTAIGPFAHIRPDSDLGDSVKIGNFVEVKKATLGEGSKVSHLSYIGDAKIGSHVNVGCGTITVNYDGKNKHLTTIEDNAFIGCNSNLVAPVTVGKGAYVAAGSTITKSVPESSLAIARARQENKEGYANKLNLS from the coding sequence ATGACAAATACATATGCCGTTGTCCTGGCTGCAGGGCAAGGTACACGGATGAAGTCCGATTTATATAAAGTACTGCATCCCGTTTGTGGAAAACCGATGGTCGAACACGTAATTGATCATATACGCGGTCTTGGTATTGGTCGAATTGTTACGATTGTTGGACATGGTGCAGAAACGGTAGAAGAAACGCTTGGAGAGAAAAGTGAATATGCGCTACAGCAAGAGCAATTAGGCACGGCACACGCTGTTCAGCAGGCTGAGAGGCTTATTGGTGACTTGGATGGTACGACTATCGTTGTATGCGGAGATACGCCGCTCATTCGTTCTGAGACAATGGAGGAATTGATTGCGCATCATAAAACAACAGGAGCAAAAGCAACAATCTTGACGGTTAATGCGGATGATCCAACAGGATACGGGCGCATTATCAGGGGAGAGAGTGGCCAAGTCCTCCGAAATGTTGAACAGAAAGATGCAACTCCTGAAGAACAAAAAGTGACGGAAATCAATACAGGGACCTATTGCTTTGACAATCGGACACTTTTTGAAACGTTGAAAAAAGTGAAAAATAATAATACGCAAGGGGAATACTATCTCCCTGATGTTGTCGGTATTTTGCAATCTGAAAATGCACTCGTTTCAGCATACGTGACAGGGGATTTCAGTGAAACACTCGGTATCAATGACCGCGTAGTCTTGGCAGAAGCAGAGCGTGTCATGCGTAGACGTATAGCTGAAAAGCATATGCGGAATGGTGTAACAATTATCAACCCCGAAAGCACGTATATAAGCGCGGCAGCCGAAATTGGCCGTGATACAGTTCTTCAACCGGGCACAATGATTGAAGGTCATACCGTTATCGGCAATAAGTGTGTAATAGGACCAAATAGCCAGATTGTCGACAGTGTAATCGGTGATAATACAAATGTGCATTCATCTGTTGTACTATCTAGCAGAATTGGTTCAACTACGGCAATAGGACCGTTCGCACATATCCGCCCGGACTCTGATCTTGGCGACAGTGTGAAAATCGGTAACTTTGTGGAAGTGAAAAAGGCGACACTAGGTGAAGGTAGCAAAGTGTCACATTTAAGCTATATTGGTGACGCAAAAATTGGGTCGCATGTAAATGTAGGTTGTGGAACAATCACTGTTAACTACGATGGCAAGAACAAGCATCTTACAACAATTGAAGATAATGCATTTATTGGTTGTAATTCCAATTTAGTCGCTCCAGTTACAGTTGGAAAAGGTGCATATGTAGCAGCTGGATCGACAATTACTAAAAGTGTGCCAGAAAGTTCACTTGCAATTGCGCGTGCACGGCAGGAGAATAAAGAAGGATATGCAAACAAACTAAATCTCAGTTAA
- the spoVG gene encoding septation regulator SpoVG, with translation MEVTDVRLRKMETDGRMRAIASITIDDEFVVHDIRVIDGNEGLFVAMPSKRTPDGEFRDVAHPINTSARTKIQDAVMAAYHLSAEEAVFEGAGA, from the coding sequence ATGGAAGTAACAGATGTGAGGTTACGGAAGATGGAAACTGATGGAAGGATGAGGGCAATTGCTTCGATTACAATTGACGATGAATTTGTCGTGCATGACATTCGGGTCATCGATGGAAATGAGGGATTGTTCGTAGCGATGCCGAGTAAACGAACGCCTGATGGAGAGTTTCGTGATGTAGCACATCCAATTAATACAAGTGCTCGAACCAAAATCCAAGATGCAGTAATGGCGGCATACCACCTTTCTGCAGAAGAAGCAGTATTTGAAGGCGCTGGTGCATGA
- a CDS encoding RidA family protein has protein sequence MNYVATENAPQAIGPYAQAVSVNGMVYTSGQIPLTPEGLLVEGTIEDQTHQVFANLKEVLKAAGSSLDKVVKATVFIKDMNEFVAVNDIYAQHFGSHTPARSTVEVARLPKDVKIEIEVIALVAK, from the coding sequence ATGAATTATGTAGCGACAGAAAACGCACCACAGGCAATTGGACCTTATGCACAAGCGGTTAGTGTGAACGGAATGGTATATACATCCGGGCAAATTCCATTGACACCGGAAGGACTGCTTGTTGAGGGGACTATCGAAGATCAAACGCACCAAGTGTTCGCCAATTTAAAAGAAGTGCTGAAAGCAGCAGGTTCATCTTTGGATAAAGTAGTCAAAGCAACTGTTTTTATTAAAGATATGAATGAATTCGTTGCTGTCAATGACATTTACGCACAGCATTTTGGGTCTCATACACCTGCACGTTCAACTGTTGAAGTTGCTAGATTACCGAAAGACGTAAAAATTGAAATAGAGGTTATTGCTCTAGTAGCCAAATAA
- the purR gene encoding pur operon repressor, translating to MKWKRSERLVDMTSQLLESPHELIPLTFFSERYQAAKSSISEDLTIVKETFEEKGTGKLVTVSGAAGGVKFIPKMVESDVREVMSLLMEKLGHSDRLLPGGYLFMTDLLGNPRIMDRVGKVFASAYAETDIDVIMTVATKGIPIAHAIARHLNVPVVVVRRDSKVTEGPTVSINYVSGSTRRIQTMVLSKRSMQSGRKVLITDDFMKAGGTMLGMKSLLEEFGCELAGIAVLVESDHAEEVLVDNYLSLVKLHAVNEKNGTIELEEGNYFAEGGK from the coding sequence ATGAAGTGGAAAAGGAGCGAGCGGCTTGTAGATATGACTAGCCAATTGTTAGAATCTCCACATGAACTTATTCCACTGACCTTCTTCTCCGAACGTTACCAAGCGGCTAAATCCTCGATTAGTGAGGATTTGACGATTGTAAAAGAAACGTTTGAGGAAAAAGGCACAGGAAAACTGGTGACGGTTTCCGGAGCAGCGGGAGGAGTGAAGTTCATCCCGAAGATGGTAGAATCCGACGTTCGTGAAGTGATGTCGCTTCTAATGGAGAAACTTGGGCATTCAGATCGATTGCTGCCAGGCGGTTATTTATTCATGACGGATCTTCTTGGCAATCCGCGCATTATGGATCGTGTGGGTAAAGTATTTGCTTCAGCGTACGCGGAGACAGACATTGATGTGATTATGACGGTAGCGACGAAGGGTATTCCGATTGCTCATGCAATTGCGCGTCACCTGAATGTCCCAGTCGTTGTCGTTCGCCGTGATAGCAAGGTGACCGAGGGACCAACTGTGAGCATTAATTATGTATCTGGTTCAACCAGACGTATTCAAACAATGGTATTATCGAAAAGAAGCATGCAAAGCGGACGCAAAGTCCTCATTACAGACGATTTCATGAAAGCAGGCGGTACGATGCTTGGGATGAAGAGTCTTCTGGAGGAATTTGGTTGCGAACTGGCAGGTATAGCTGTTCTAGTAGAATCCGATCATGCTGAAGAGGTTCTCGTCGATAACTACTTATCTCTTGTTAAGCTTCATGCAGTAAATGAAAAGAATGGGACCATCGAGTTAGAAGAAGGAAACTATTTTGCGGAAGGTGGAAAATGA
- the ispE gene encoding 4-(cytidine 5'-diphospho)-2-C-methyl-D-erythritol kinase, with protein MLYEKAPAKINLTLDVLHKRPDNFHEVEMIMTTVDLADRIWLRPTDNGKIIIKASERHVPNDRKNLAYQAAELLQIECGITNGVEITLEKSIPVAAGLAGGSSDAAATLRGLNRLWNLKLSVEELARLGARIGSDVSFCVHGGTALATGRGELIEILPPPPNCWVILAKPAISVSTGDIYGKLNLSAIDHIDTVRMIEALRAGDYDKMCNSVGNVLETVTMDLYPQVVVLKEQMKRFGADAVLMSGSGPTVFGLVKHESRVPRIYNGLKGFCPEVYAVRMVGGHTILD; from the coding sequence ATGCTTTATGAAAAGGCACCAGCAAAAATCAATTTAACACTCGATGTATTACATAAGCGACCGGATAATTTTCATGAAGTCGAAATGATTATGACTACGGTTGATTTAGCAGACAGAATCTGGCTTCGTCCGACAGATAACGGGAAAATCATCATCAAGGCATCAGAACGACATGTACCCAATGATCGAAAGAACTTGGCTTATCAAGCTGCTGAATTGTTACAAATTGAATGTGGTATTACAAACGGTGTTGAGATTACGCTAGAAAAAAGTATTCCTGTTGCTGCAGGGCTCGCGGGCGGAAGTTCGGATGCTGCTGCTACACTACGGGGATTGAATAGGCTATGGAATTTAAAGTTGAGTGTTGAAGAACTCGCGAGGCTTGGGGCACGGATTGGTTCGGATGTTTCATTTTGCGTACATGGCGGTACAGCACTTGCGACGGGGCGCGGAGAATTAATTGAAATCCTACCTCCCCCACCAAACTGTTGGGTCATTCTCGCGAAACCAGCCATTTCGGTTTCGACAGGAGATATATACGGAAAGCTGAATTTATCTGCGATTGATCATATCGATACGGTTCGAATGATTGAAGCATTAAGGGCGGGAGATTACGACAAAATGTGCAACTCAGTCGGAAATGTCCTAGAAACCGTCACAATGGATCTGTATCCACAAGTCGTTGTTCTGAAAGAGCAGATGAAGAGATTTGGTGCAGATGCAGTTTTAATGAGTGGTAGCGGCCCGACGGTTTTCGGTCTCGTTAAACATGAATCCAGGGTACCGAGAATTTATAACGGGCTAAAAGGGTTCTGTCCAGAAGTATATGCGGTTAGAATGGTCGGTGGACATACAATTCTTGATTAA
- a CDS encoding small, acid-soluble spore protein, alpha/beta type yields the protein MAKKRGIMSEGLKVEIAKELGFYDVVEREGWGGIKSRDAGNMVKRAIEMAERGVAQKK from the coding sequence ATGGCGAAAAAACGTGGCATTATGTCTGAAGGCTTGAAGGTAGAAATTGCGAAAGAGCTTGGATTTTATGATGTTGTGGAGCGAGAAGGTTGGGGCGGCATCAAATCACGCGACGCGGGCAATATGGTAAAGCGAGCAATTGAAATGGCCGAACGAGGAGTAGCACAAAAGAAATAA
- the veg gene encoding biofilm formation stimulator Veg: MPKTLADIKKSLDSHLGKRLHLKANGGRKKTIERAGVLRETYRAVFVVELDQDENAFERVSYSYADILTEAVEITILEGADPTAFIIK; the protein is encoded by the coding sequence GTGCCAAAAACATTAGCGGACATTAAGAAGTCATTGGATTCTCATCTGGGAAAACGTTTGCACTTAAAAGCAAACGGTGGTCGGAAGAAGACAATCGAGAGAGCTGGAGTGCTGCGAGAAACATATCGTGCAGTATTCGTAGTTGAACTTGACCAGGACGAAAATGCATTTGAAAGAGTATCTTACAGCTACGCAGACATTTTAACCGAAGCGGTTGAAATAACAATTCTTGAAGGTGCAGATCCTACTGCATTCATTATCAAATAA
- the rsmA gene encoding 16S rRNA (adenine(1518)-N(6)/adenine(1519)-N(6))-dimethyltransferase RsmA, with amino-acid sequence MNKDIATPVRTKEILAKYGFSLKKSLGQNFLIDPNILRNIVSHAGLSEKTGVIEIGPGIGALTEHLARSAGKVVAFEIDGRLLPVLEDTLSPYDNVTIVHQDILEADLLQVMQDHFADYEDVVVVANLPYYVTTPIIMKFLLGKVPVSGMVVMMQKEVADRITAVPGTKAYGSLSIAIQYYMDAEVAMIVPKTVFMPQPNVESAVLRLTRKETAPAKVIDEDFMFVVSRGSFVQRRKTILNNLQSSLPNGKLKKELILKAFEQIGMDPGRRGETLTIEEFANLSNALYEDFFEEKKKR; translated from the coding sequence ATGAATAAAGATATTGCGACTCCGGTCAGGACGAAAGAGATTCTCGCTAAATACGGTTTTTCGCTCAAAAAAAGTTTAGGTCAAAACTTCTTGATTGACCCCAATATTTTACGCAATATCGTTTCGCACGCAGGCTTGTCCGAAAAAACAGGTGTTATTGAAATCGGACCCGGTATTGGTGCATTGACAGAACATCTTGCAAGAAGCGCAGGAAAAGTCGTCGCTTTTGAAATTGACGGACGCCTCCTTCCTGTATTGGAAGATACCCTGTCGCCTTACGACAACGTGACAATCGTTCATCAGGACATACTGGAAGCTGACCTTCTACAAGTAATGCAGGATCACTTCGCGGATTATGAGGATGTTGTAGTTGTTGCAAACTTGCCTTATTATGTGACAACGCCAATTATCATGAAATTCTTACTTGGTAAAGTTCCAGTATCAGGTATGGTAGTTATGATGCAGAAAGAAGTAGCAGATCGCATTACCGCCGTTCCAGGGACAAAAGCATACGGTTCTCTATCCATAGCTATTCAGTACTATATGGATGCGGAAGTGGCTATGATTGTACCGAAGACGGTATTCATGCCGCAACCGAATGTTGAATCGGCTGTTCTACGTTTGACAAGAAAAGAAACGGCGCCAGCAAAAGTAATCGATGAAGACTTTATGTTTGTAGTTTCTAGAGGTTCATTCGTCCAACGCCGGAAGACGATCTTGAACAACCTACAATCGTCACTTCCTAATGGCAAGTTGAAGAAAGAATTAATATTGAAAGCTTTCGAACAAATTGGCATGGACCCTGGCCGACGTGGAGAAACACTGACAATAGAAGAGTTTGCAAACTTGTCGAATGCCTTGTATGAGGACTTCTTTGAGGAGAAGAAAAAACGATAG
- the rnmV gene encoding ribonuclease M5, whose product MNIKEIIVVEGKSDTVAVKRAAGADTIETNGSAIDELTLTRIRHAQETRGVIVFTDPDFPGRRIRAIIEERIPGVKHAFLEKKLTIAKNGSGLGIEHAHDEHIRAALSAVYTVDDQPAVDIPLADLMTARLIGHPDAKRRRERLSELLQIGQVNGKGLKKRLEMFRIGYDRLGEVLKVLDEEETENNE is encoded by the coding sequence GTGAACATTAAAGAAATTATTGTTGTTGAAGGCAAGTCTGATACAGTAGCCGTGAAACGGGCAGCAGGTGCGGATACGATTGAAACGAACGGTTCTGCAATCGACGAGTTAACACTCACGCGTATTCGGCATGCTCAGGAAACGCGAGGCGTCATCGTATTCACGGATCCCGACTTTCCTGGCAGAAGAATCCGCGCCATCATTGAAGAGCGTATTCCAGGTGTTAAACATGCTTTTCTTGAAAAGAAGCTGACGATTGCCAAAAATGGATCGGGGCTAGGTATTGAGCATGCACATGATGAGCATATACGGGCTGCGCTAAGTGCGGTTTACACCGTGGACGACCAGCCTGCTGTTGATATACCACTAGCAGATTTGATGACGGCTAGGCTTATCGGACATCCTGATGCAAAAAGGCGCCGTGAGCGCTTAAGTGAGCTGTTGCAAATCGGTCAAGTGAATGGCAAAGGATTAAAGAAGCGGTTGGAAATGTTCCGAATTGGTTATGATCGATTGGGAGAAGTATTAAAGGTTCTAGACGAGGAGGAAACGGAAAATAATGAATAA
- a CDS encoding G5 and 3D domain-containing protein, producing MSKSTMKNLFYKSLRSKKVAITVVSLTLFVTVISLVLFEGTKKSITLDVDGKELNIKTHAHTVGKLLSEQEIEVAKHDLVIPSVNTPIEDGLSIRWEQSQQVVINVDQDTKSIWTTNHKVEEILAEADIEITEYDVVNPVLDEQLGKENSITVQKAFEVTLNDGGEEKKVRSTSTTVADFLKRENIHLNDDDRLNRKADGYLKPGSIVAVVRVEKVTDVVEEPANFAVETRNDPSLLKGREKIVQAGKKGTVSRKFEIVKENGKEISRKLLEEKSIKKPQTKIVSIGSQVMVASASAGMSNSKNVSRNDSSAEGGEFYVTATAYTAHCNGCSGITRTGINLRANPNLKVIAVDPSVIPLGSKVWVEGYGYAVAGDTGGAIKGKKIDLHVATKGDAYKFGRRQVKIKIID from the coding sequence ATGTCAAAAAGTACCATGAAAAACCTGTTCTATAAGTCATTGAGGAGTAAAAAAGTAGCGATTACCGTAGTTTCGCTAACGCTATTTGTTACTGTTATTTCACTTGTTCTCTTTGAGGGAACAAAAAAATCGATCACGTTGGACGTGGACGGTAAAGAACTTAACATTAAAACGCACGCACATACAGTTGGTAAACTTCTCTCCGAACAGGAAATTGAAGTTGCCAAACACGATCTAGTAATACCCTCAGTGAATACACCTATCGAGGATGGTCTATCGATTAGGTGGGAACAGTCGCAACAAGTTGTAATAAATGTCGATCAGGATACCAAATCCATATGGACGACTAATCATAAGGTGGAAGAGATACTTGCTGAAGCAGATATCGAAATTACCGAATATGATGTTGTAAACCCAGTGCTAGATGAACAGCTAGGGAAAGAAAATAGCATTACCGTCCAAAAAGCGTTTGAAGTAACGTTGAATGACGGCGGAGAAGAAAAGAAGGTCCGGTCAACTTCGACTACGGTCGCTGACTTTTTAAAGAGAGAGAACATTCATTTGAATGATGACGATCGTCTGAATAGAAAGGCAGATGGGTATCTAAAGCCTGGCTCTATAGTGGCAGTCGTACGAGTGGAAAAAGTCACCGATGTAGTGGAAGAACCGGCGAACTTTGCAGTTGAAACACGCAACGATCCATCTTTACTGAAAGGGCGCGAAAAAATCGTCCAAGCGGGAAAAAAAGGAACGGTTTCACGGAAGTTTGAAATTGTGAAAGAAAACGGGAAGGAAATTTCCCGTAAGCTTCTAGAAGAGAAGTCAATTAAAAAACCACAAACGAAGATCGTTTCCATAGGCTCGCAAGTGATGGTCGCAAGTGCATCAGCTGGGATGTCTAATTCAAAAAATGTATCGCGTAACGATTCATCCGCGGAAGGTGGGGAGTTCTACGTAACCGCTACGGCCTATACGGCGCATTGTAATGGTTGTTCTGGAATTACACGAACAGGCATTAATTTACGTGCGAACCCTAATTTGAAAGTCATTGCAGTCGACCCAAGCGTTATCCCGCTCGGTTCTAAAGTGTGGGTTGAAGGATACGGCTATGCCGTTGCAGGGGATACAGGCGGTGCAATCAAAGGCAAGAAGATTGATCTGCACGTAGCAACGAAAGGCGATGCTTATAAATTCGGCAGACGCCAAGTGAAAATTAAAATCATCGATTGA
- a CDS encoding TatD family hydrolase: protein MYIDTHVHLNADQYEEDIDEVIQRAQEAGVDKMVVVGFDRKTILKAMELTEQHAFIYAVVGWHPVDAIDCTEKDLEWIESLAAHPKVVGIGETGLDYHWDKSPRDVQQEVFRKQIQLAQKVKLPIIIHNRDATADVVRILKEEGAEKTGGIMHCFGGSVETANDCIKMNFMISLGGPVTFKNAKAPKQVATEISLDHLLIETDAPYLAPHPYRGKRNEPAWVTLVAEEIARLKGLPVEEVAKRTTANALKVFNIT, encoded by the coding sequence ATGTATATAGATACACACGTTCATTTAAATGCAGATCAGTATGAAGAAGATATAGATGAAGTGATTCAACGTGCCCAAGAAGCCGGTGTTGACAAGATGGTGGTCGTTGGATTTGATCGCAAGACGATTTTGAAGGCAATGGAACTGACTGAACAGCACGCTTTCATTTACGCCGTTGTCGGTTGGCATCCTGTAGATGCAATCGACTGCACAGAAAAAGACTTGGAATGGATTGAATCACTCGCCGCGCACCCTAAAGTTGTTGGTATAGGGGAAACAGGACTGGATTATCATTGGGATAAATCACCGCGAGATGTGCAACAGGAAGTGTTCAGAAAACAAATTCAGCTTGCCCAGAAAGTAAAACTGCCAATTATTATCCATAACCGAGATGCAACGGCGGATGTCGTTCGTATCTTGAAAGAAGAGGGAGCAGAAAAAACGGGCGGAATTATGCATTGTTTTGGTGGAAGTGTCGAGACTGCAAATGACTGCATAAAAATGAATTTCATGATTTCATTGGGAGGACCAGTTACATTTAAAAATGCAAAGGCGCCAAAACAAGTTGCAACGGAAATTTCGCTTGATCATTTATTAATCGAAACAGATGCGCCTTATCTCGCACCTCATCCGTACCGTGGAAAAAGGAATGAACCGGCATGGGTGACGCTTGTTGCGGAAGAAATAGCGAGACTTAAAGGTCTCCCTGTTGAAGAAGTGGCAAAAAGAACGACCGCAAACGCTTTGAAAGTATTTAACATAACATGA